The following proteins come from a genomic window of Hypanus sabinus isolate sHypSab1 chromosome 9, sHypSab1.hap1, whole genome shotgun sequence:
- the spata2 gene encoding spermatogenesis-associated protein 2, with translation MDPSKIRDSLYRKYIQICELKLSENDLVEDASLKKMATSLLDLYRQEPSERFKLFRFYDIVENSLKAVKTSSLNAILTAFGVLETFCINLFLYPWKKEFKTIKTFTGHFVYYIKSAMCEDDVFNILYFIGYDYEKEMYELKSKVNTNHVKFISFELFLAGIECENLLEIYSQIRMRGYSELNVVQERKNSTDDVKGCIDAMKRQRRSMEGLHTSMVQMDFRRSDNERLTNNFGKHLMYKASPVDNDETTLEKQLNKIHLTPAHRKKEAAYDSSDDITDEIFRPTPSLLAMSSSPRGGSEEYLQSPNGSWRAESNFNTPYHTFDDLDLYTAEDPRSTLPQRWTETANSHSTRLIKSNEARALYHEAPRTTKESIASTVALKCQMCGISSGTSSCQKCDNVLCNQCPCRHEYPKTVSILARSSSFQTDLSATSTLKEKCAHGTTSPYQEHLPSSKSTNMLRCGFCDKPGAKFTCMNCSKVSCNDCKSGYHLDLCSKNKSHNFFPNSQLSFKSSKNYSVYR, from the exons ATGGATCCAAGTAAAATCAGAGACTCACTGTATCGGAAATACATACAGATTTGTGAATTGAAATTAAGTGAAAATGATCTCGTAGAGGATGCAAGCCTTAAGAAGATGGCTACATCCTTACTTGACTTATATCGCCAAGAACCATCAGAAAGATTTAAGTTATTCAGATTTTATGATATTGTGGAGAATTCTTTGAAGGCGGTCAAAACATCAAGCTTAAATGCAATTCTTACCGCCTTTGGAGTTCTGGAAACCTTCTGCATCAACCTCTTTCTTTACCCTTGGAAAAAGGAATTTAAAACTATAAAG ACTTTTACAGGGCATTTTGTCTACTATATCAAATCCGCAATGTGTGAAGATGATGTATTTAATATCCTGTATTTCATAGGATATGACTATGAAAAGGAAATGTATGAACTGAAAAGCAAAGTAAACACTAACCATGTGAAATTCATTTCTTTTGAACTTTTCTTGGCTGGAATTGAGTGTGAGAATTTACTTGAAATTTATTCACAAATTAGAATGAGGGGTTATTCAGAGCTTAATGTAGTGCAAGAACGTAAGAACAGCACAGATGATGTGAAAGGTTGCATAGACGCCATGAAAAGACAAAGAAGGTCAATGGAAGGCTTGCATACATCAATGGTTCAAATGGATTTCCGCCGATCAGACAATGAACGGTTAACAAACAATTTCGGAAAACACTTGATGTACAAAGCTTCACCTGTCGATAATGATGAAACTACTTTGGAAAAGCAGTTAAATAAAATTCATTTGACACCTGCACATCGTAAAAAAGAAGCAGCTTATGACTCTTCTGATGACATAACTGATGAAATTTTTCGTCCTACTCCATCACTTCTTGCTATGTCAAGTTCCCCTCGTGGAGGCTCAGAGGAATACTTGCAATCTCCCAATGGTAGCTGGAGAGCAGAATCCAATTTTAACACTCCTTACCATACATTTGATGATTTGGATCTTTACACAGCTGAAGATCCCAGAAGCACTTTACCACAAAGATGGACAGAAACAGCAAACAGTCACAGTACAAGGTTGATAAAAAGTAATGAAGCAAGAGCTCTGTACCATGAAGCTCCACGTACTACCAAAGAAAGTATAGCAAGCACAGTTGCATTGAAGTGCCAAATGTGTGGAATATCTAGTGGAACCTCAAGTTGCCAAAAATGTGACAATGTTCTTTGTAACCAGTGCCCTTGTAGACACGAATATCCAAAAACAGTGAGTATCTTAGCACGTTCTTCATCCTTTCAAACTGACCTGTCTGCAACTTCTACACTGAAAGAGAAATGTGCACATGGTACCACATCACCGTATCAAGAGCACTTACCCAGTTCCAAGAGTACCAATATGTTGCGCTGTGGATTTTGTGACAAACCTGGTGCAAAGTTCACTTGTATGAACTGTTCTAAGGTCTCCTGTAATGATTGTAAGAGTGGTTATCATTTGGATTTATGCAGCAAAAATAAGTCGCACAATTTCTTTCCCAACAGCCAGCTCAGTTTCAAATCTAGTAAAAATTATTCTGTATACCGATAA